In Malus sylvestris chromosome 15, drMalSylv7.2, whole genome shotgun sequence, a single genomic region encodes these proteins:
- the LOC126604219 gene encoding uncharacterized protein LOC126604219 encodes MSGPSDRRFDLNLVEEAAPPSPDNIWRPSFVSPTGPLTVGDSVMKNDMTAAVVARNLLTPKDNRLLSKRSDELAVKDSLALSVQCAGSVSNMAQRLFARTRQVESLAAEVMSLKQEIRGLKQENKQLHRLAHEYATNMKRKLDQMKETDGQVLLDHQRFVGLFQRHLLPSSSGAVPRNEAPNDQPLMPPPSRVLSSTEAPNDPPPVPSLSGALPTAETSPKQPL; translated from the coding sequence atgtctggcccctccgaccgtcgttttgacttgaaccttgttgaagaggcagccccgccttctccagacaacatatggcgcccatccttcgtctcccctactggtcctcttaccgttggggattccgtgatgaagaatgatatgaccgctgcggtggtggccaggaaccttctcactcccaaagataacagactactttccaaacggtctgatgagttagctgttaaggattcgctggctctcagtgttcagtgtgcaggttctgtgtctaatatggcccaacgcctatttgctcgaacccgccaagttgaatcattggcggctgaagtgatgagtctcaaacaggagattagagggctcaagcaagagaataaacagttgcaccggctcgcacatgaatatgctacaaacatgaagaggaagcttgaccagatgaaggaaactgatggtcaggttttacttgatcatcagagatttgtgggtttgttccaaaggcatttattgccttcgtcttctggggctgtaccgcgtaatgaagctccaaatgatcaacctctgatgcctcctccttctagggttctgtccagtactgaggctccaaatgatccccctccggtgccttctctttctggggctctaccgactgctgagacttctcctaagcaacctttgtga